Proteins encoded in a region of the Mesoflavibacter profundi genome:
- a CDS encoding putative porin translates to MKKIIFTLIIVLISSFAFGQRKLGGKGTVKTKKEDEALMDSLNFGNSNKNGKKVKFEDTEIIDYLIISSARDTTYVDTTLSIKKEYKFNYLRKDEFGLMPFANVGQTYNSLTYSFNEENLVPEFGATAKHFNYLNADDVNYYHVPTPLTEIYYKTAFTQGQQLDALFTVNTSKQFNVSIAYKGMRSLGFYQNTLSSTGNLRITSSYKTKDNRYIVNMHFTSQDVLNEENGGLADDNIVFFETGDEDFTDRGVFEVNFENAEGLFLGKRFYLNHTYDLVKGNDSIQNNKIQLGHILKLEDKIYTFEQTRRNDFFGDAFRTSNLKDRTEYENLYNQVKVDYHNNIIGKLQLNASHQNYNYGYDQVLFLDSGYIPNRLKGDIVSLGAKYAKSYKGFNLQGNASINILGDFDSNSITATAGYKLNEDLNINAGISHHSVAPNFNTILYQSDYVNYNWRNNFNNIKTQTLSAKINSNKYLNLQADLSTITDYVYFSKDENEGVKPFQNNQTITYLKVKLQKEIKYRNFGLDNTVLYQQVSNSNNTLNVPQIVTRNTLYYSNHLFKKAMYLQTGVIFNYFTKYNMNAYDPLLSEFYVQNENQFGGFPRFDFFINAKIRQTRIFFKAEHFNSEFTGYNYYSAPNQPYRDFSIRFGLVWNFFM, encoded by the coding sequence ATGAAAAAAATAATTTTCACCTTAATAATAGTGCTAATTTCAAGTTTTGCATTTGGACAAAGAAAATTAGGAGGTAAAGGTACAGTAAAAACCAAAAAAGAAGATGAAGCTTTGATGGACTCTTTAAATTTTGGAAATTCTAATAAAAATGGTAAAAAAGTAAAGTTTGAAGATACAGAGATAATAGATTACTTAATTATTTCTTCGGCAAGAGATACAACCTATGTAGATACAACATTGTCAATTAAAAAGGAATACAAATTTAATTATTTACGTAAAGATGAGTTTGGTTTAATGCCTTTTGCTAACGTTGGTCAAACCTATAATAGTCTTACGTATAGTTTTAATGAAGAAAATTTAGTTCCAGAATTTGGTGCAACTGCAAAGCATTTTAATTATTTAAATGCAGACGATGTTAATTATTATCATGTGCCAACACCTTTAACAGAGATATATTATAAGACAGCTTTTACCCAAGGTCAGCAATTAGATGCTTTATTCACAGTAAACACGTCAAAACAATTTAATGTGTCAATAGCCTATAAAGGAATGCGATCTTTAGGATTTTACCAAAACACCTTGTCAAGCACAGGTAATTTAAGAATAACTTCAAGTTATAAAACTAAAGATAATAGGTATATAGTTAATATGCATTTTACATCTCAAGATGTATTGAACGAAGAGAATGGTGGATTAGCAGATGATAATATTGTCTTTTTTGAAACTGGAGACGAAGATTTTACAGATCGAGGTGTATTTGAAGTTAATTTTGAAAATGCTGAAGGATTATTTCTTGGTAAACGTTTTTATTTGAATCACACTTATGACCTTGTCAAAGGAAACGATTCAATTCAGAATAATAAAATTCAATTGGGGCATATTTTAAAATTAGAAGATAAAATATACACCTTCGAACAGACTAGACGAAATGATTTTTTTGGAGACGCCTTTAGAACGTCAAATTTAAAAGATAGAACTGAGTACGAAAACCTATATAATCAAGTAAAAGTAGACTACCATAATAATATAATAGGAAAACTACAATTAAATGCTAGTCATCAAAATTATAATTACGGGTATGATCAAGTGTTGTTTTTAGATTCTGGTTACATTCCTAATAGATTAAAAGGAGATATAGTGTCCTTAGGCGCTAAATATGCTAAGTCTTATAAAGGGTTTAATTTACAAGGAAATGCATCTATTAATATATTAGGAGATTTTGATTCCAATTCTATAACAGCAACAGCAGGGTATAAGTTAAATGAAGATCTAAACATTAATGCAGGTATAAGTCATCATAGTGTAGCACCAAATTTTAATACAATACTATATCAAAGTGATTATGTAAATTATAATTGGAGAAACAATTTTAATAATATTAAGACGCAAACGCTATCGGCTAAAATTAATTCTAATAAATATTTAAACCTACAAGCAGATCTCAGTACAATTACAGATTATGTTTATTTTTCCAAAGATGAAAACGAAGGAGTCAAACCTTTTCAAAATAATCAAACAATAACCTATCTTAAGGTAAAACTCCAAAAAGAAATAAAGTATAGAAACTTTGGTTTAGATAACACTGTCCTTTATCAACAGGTGTCAAATTCAAACAATACATTAAATGTTCCGCAAATAGTTACCAGAAATACATTATACTATTCAAATCATTTATTTAAAAAAGCAATGTATCTACAAACAGGAGTTATATTTAATTATTTCACTAAATATAATATGAACGCTTATGATCCATTGTTGTCAGAGTTCTATGTTCAAAATGAAAATCAGTTTGGAGGATTTCCAAGATTCGATTTTTTTATAAATGCGAAAATAAGACAGACAAGAATCTTTTTTAAAGCAGAACATTTTAATTCAGAATTTACAGGTTACAATTATTATTCAGCGCCAAACCAACCATACAGAGATTTTTCTATAAGATTCGGATTAGTTTGGAATTTCTTTATGTAG
- a CDS encoding ribonuclease HII has translation MLKLNFSGNLLECGTDEAGRGCLAGPVTAAAVILNDDFKNNILNDSKQISEKKRDLLRPIIENEALCFGFSHIYPEKIDEINILNASILAMHNSIEALAKIPEFIIVDGNKFKPFKTIPHETIIKGDGKFLSIAAASVLAKTYRDEYMNKIHEEYPMYNWKQNKGYPTKQHREAIIKYGITKYHRKSFRLLPEQLKLDL, from the coding sequence ATGCTGAAATTAAATTTTTCTGGAAATTTATTAGAATGTGGCACTGATGAAGCTGGTCGTGGTTGTCTTGCTGGACCTGTAACTGCAGCTGCTGTAATTTTAAATGACGATTTTAAAAACAACATTCTAAACGACTCTAAACAAATAAGCGAAAAAAAAAGAGACCTTTTAAGACCTATTATAGAAAATGAAGCTTTGTGTTTTGGATTTTCACATATTTATCCAGAAAAAATAGACGAGATTAATATTTTAAATGCTTCGATTTTGGCAATGCATAACTCTATTGAAGCGTTAGCAAAAATTCCAGAGTTTATTATTGTAGATGGTAATAAGTTTAAACCTTTTAAAACCATTCCTCATGAAACTATAATAAAAGGTGATGGTAAATTTTTAAGTATTGCAGCAGCATCTGTTCTTGCAAAAACTTATAGAGATGAATATATGAATAAAATTCATGAAGAATATCCAATGTACAACTGGAAACAAAATAAAGGTTATCCAACCAAACAACACAGAGAAGCAATTATTAAATATGGTATAACAAAATACCATCGTAAATCTTTTAGACTATTACCTGAACAATTGAAATTAGATTTGTAA
- a CDS encoding DUF3352 domain-containing protein has product MKHLWQLLLCSILFIACNNDSKKNKSTDFISESASIVFSVNNIEGFTSNLSNNSFLNSFKNTNTYNQYKTLNVLKNIKTKHPIYIGIENDSTFTFSFSTKYTDSLIKTDSVNIKNISFNKIDFTQLSLDKSILYTTKIDSIIIGSNNKTLLYNLATSKSKAKHFQNSIAIQDKSAAFSVIINENSTIKTPFFNQKLTLNSFTNYISLDADVSQDQIILNGITKGTDSTKSLINVFKNTNAQSNAIANIAPSNSNGFLSITYKNYLTFNKNLNTFNHTKDTLVNPLLKHSIEFGEVYFNDSNLFIINSEDIIATKEALLNQQNIAEDYRNVTIYNYNNPNIFNDSLSPFIINVTANNYCILDQFVVFGNSTEALENVIANYQNQTTFSSREYYKNVVSKVSTDASILQALTPESLSHTFQQNLNSAKDFNFKDYKTSVLQFIYDRDFAHVNAVINKAKQNYRDQTISEVFNISLENEILNNPQFVTNHQSKQKEIIAQDINNKLYLISNNGKIIWTKQIDEAILGRVNQIDMYKNGRLQLAFATKNHVYILDRNGKDVDNFPLKFKDEITQPLAVFDYDKRKKYRLFVTQNNSVLVYDIKGKPVKGFDFNKTKSPILTTPKHIRIGTKDYIVIKTENKLHIVSRRGKTRVTPKTSLTFSNQPVFEYKNGFTTTTKDGKLVLISTNGSVQILNTNLKPNHSIVSTTQTMVTQSDNLLNIKDKTLELDLANYTNANLFYINNKIYISITDTQNQKVLLYDSNAELLKNFPVYGTSAIDLDQIDKDNKLEFVTKGDKNNILVYKIN; this is encoded by the coding sequence ATGAAACATCTTTGGCAACTACTGCTTTGTAGCATTTTATTTATAGCTTGCAATAACGATTCTAAAAAAAATAAGTCTACAGATTTTATTTCAGAAAGCGCTTCTATTGTTTTTAGCGTTAATAATATAGAAGGCTTTACTTCTAATCTATCTAATAATAGCTTTTTAAATTCGTTTAAAAACACCAATACTTACAATCAATATAAGACGCTTAACGTTTTAAAAAATATTAAAACCAAACATCCTATATATATAGGTATAGAGAATGATAGTACTTTTACATTTAGTTTTAGCACAAAATATACTGACTCGCTAATTAAAACGGATAGTGTAAACATAAAAAACATTAGTTTTAATAAAATTGATTTCACACAATTATCTTTAGACAAGTCTATACTTTATACTACTAAAATAGATAGTATTATTATTGGTAGTAACAACAAAACACTACTATATAATCTAGCTACATCAAAAAGTAAAGCAAAACACTTTCAAAACAGTATAGCAATTCAAGATAAATCGGCAGCATTTTCTGTTATTATAAATGAAAACTCTACAATTAAAACACCATTTTTCAATCAAAAGCTAACCCTAAATTCGTTTACTAATTATATATCTTTAGATGCAGATGTGTCTCAAGATCAAATAATATTAAACGGTATTACAAAAGGTACCGATAGCACTAAAAGTTTAATTAATGTATTTAAAAACACAAATGCACAAAGTAATGCAATAGCCAATATTGCACCATCAAACAGTAATGGTTTTTTAAGTATTACGTATAAAAACTACCTTACGTTTAATAAAAATCTAAATACTTTTAATCACACAAAAGATACTTTGGTTAATCCTTTATTAAAACATAGTATTGAATTTGGCGAAGTGTACTTTAACGATAGTAATCTTTTTATAATTAATAGCGAAGATATTATAGCTACTAAAGAAGCGCTACTAAACCAACAAAATATTGCAGAAGACTACCGCAACGTAACTATTTACAATTACAATAATCCTAATATATTTAATGACAGTTTATCGCCTTTTATTATAAATGTTACAGCAAATAACTACTGTATATTAGATCAATTTGTGGTATTTGGTAATTCTACTGAAGCTTTAGAAAACGTCATAGCTAATTACCAAAACCAAACCACATTTAGTAGTAGAGAATATTATAAAAATGTTGTATCAAAAGTTAGCACAGACGCTTCGATATTACAGGCACTAACTCCAGAAAGTCTTTCTCATACTTTTCAGCAAAATTTAAATAGCGCTAAAGATTTCAACTTTAAAGATTACAAAACTTCAGTATTACAATTTATTTACGATCGTGATTTTGCTCATGTTAACGCTGTAATAAATAAAGCAAAACAGAATTATCGTGATCAGACAATTTCAGAAGTCTTTAATATTTCATTAGAAAACGAAATTTTAAACAATCCGCAATTTGTTACAAACCATCAAAGCAAACAAAAAGAAATTATAGCCCAAGACATTAATAATAAATTGTACTTAATCTCTAACAACGGTAAAATTATATGGACAAAACAAATAGATGAAGCAATCTTAGGTCGCGTTAATCAAATAGACATGTATAAAAATGGCAGATTACAATTAGCTTTTGCTACAAAAAACCATGTATACATTTTAGATAGAAACGGTAAAGATGTTGATAATTTTCCTTTAAAATTTAAAGATGAAATCACACAACCGTTAGCAGTGTTTGATTATGATAAAAGAAAAAAATATAGATTATTTGTTACGCAAAACAATTCAGTTTTAGTTTATGATATTAAAGGTAAACCCGTAAAAGGTTTTGACTTTAATAAAACTAAATCTCCAATACTAACTACACCTAAACATATTAGAATTGGCACTAAAGACTACATAGTAATTAAAACCGAAAACAAATTACACATTGTGTCACGACGTGGTAAAACAAGAGTAACGCCTAAAACTAGTTTGACTTTCTCTAATCAACCTGTTTTTGAATATAAAAATGGATTTACTACTACGACTAAAGATGGTAAACTAGTATTAATTTCTACTAATGGAAGTGTACAAATACTAAACACAAATTTAAAACCTAACCACAGCATTGTAAGTACTACTCAAACTATGGTTACTCAATCGGATAATCTTTTAAATATAAAGGACAAAACATTAGAACTAGATTTGGCTAACTACACAAATGCCAACCTATTTTACATCAATAATAAAATCTACATTTCTATAACAGATACGCAAAACCAAAAAGTACTTTTATACGATAGCAATGCAGAATTACTAAAAAACTTTCCGGTATACGGTACATCTGCAATAGATTTAGATCAAATAGACAAGGACAACAAACTAGAATTTGTAACCAAAGGAGACAAAAACAACATATTAGTTTATAAAATTAATTAA
- a CDS encoding nucleoid-associated protein — MINRNKASILKCIIHKVGNKHNDTKNAFSENELQFDEDSYNLMLPFLLRPFTSLVQSHRFNHHANIELNEINAYTKQIFSDDTAFVDTSVNIVKHLYEQSTSAQIKTGDVIVAYIDGIEYNEMVIDAVGIFKIENKTSFFQTYLENNSYDVLVQKGINAKKVDKGCLILNTGDAEGKVVLTVDNNNYDAAYWTDKFLNIKYADDYNSHTQNYLELCKEFSTEVIKTSYGSKERNDFLAKTIDFFKENEIINVERFKEEIFEEDKHIDLFESYKKDFEAEQNVIIRNQFDVSEKVLNKEKKKIKTEIKLDTHIQIKLDIDAPDAASEHLERGYDEDKKMHYYKVYFNAEG; from the coding sequence ATGATAAACCGTAACAAAGCCAGCATACTTAAATGTATAATCCACAAAGTTGGTAATAAACATAATGATACAAAAAATGCATTTTCTGAAAACGAACTTCAGTTTGATGAAGACAGTTACAATCTAATGTTACCCTTTTTACTTAGACCATTTACCAGTTTAGTGCAAAGTCATAGATTTAATCATCATGCTAATATCGAATTAAACGAAATTAACGCGTATACCAAACAAATATTTAGCGACGATACAGCATTTGTAGACACATCTGTAAACATAGTAAAACATTTATACGAGCAATCTACAAGTGCGCAAATAAAAACTGGAGATGTAATTGTTGCCTATATAGATGGTATAGAATATAACGAAATGGTTATAGATGCTGTAGGTATTTTTAAAATTGAAAATAAAACCAGTTTCTTCCAAACCTATTTAGAAAATAACAGTTACGACGTTTTAGTACAAAAAGGAATTAACGCCAAAAAAGTAGACAAAGGTTGTTTAATTTTAAACACAGGTGATGCCGAAGGTAAAGTTGTACTAACTGTAGACAACAATAATTACGATGCTGCATATTGGACCGATAAGTTTTTAAACATAAAATATGCAGACGATTATAATAGTCATACCCAAAACTATTTAGAATTATGTAAAGAGTTCTCTACAGAAGTTATAAAAACCAGTTACGGATCTAAAGAAAGAAATGACTTTTTAGCCAAAACCATAGACTTTTTTAAAGAAAATGAAATTATAAATGTAGAGCGTTTTAAAGAAGAAATCTTTGAAGAAGACAAACACATAGATTTATTTGAAAGCTATAAAAAAGATTTTGAAGCCGAACAAAACGTAATTATCAGAAATCAATTTGATGTTTCAGAAAAAGTTCTAAATAAAGAAAAAAAGAAAATTAAAACCGAAATTAAACTAGATACACACATTCAAATAAAATTAGATATCGATGCACCAGACGCAGCAAGCGAACATCTAGAACGCGGTTATGATGAAGACAAAAAAATGCATTATTATAAAGTTTACTTTAATGCAGAAGGATAA
- the lipB gene encoding lipoyl(octanoyl) transferase LipB, whose product MNKSIILEDLGFKDYKDTWDYQEVLFKGILDTKIKNRREAAGLETPNYFLFVEHPHVYTLGKSGDMSNLLLDEKQLEEKGATFYKINRGGDITYHGPGQIVGYPILDLDNFFTDIHKYLRFLEEVIILTLKEYGLEATRSEGETGVWLDVGTPFARKICAMGVRASRWVTMHGFALNVNANLGYFDNIIPCGIRGKAVTSLNVELGVKEVNEAEVKEKLLNHFETLFEAEFIKETV is encoded by the coding sequence TTGAACAAGTCTATTATATTAGAAGACCTTGGATTTAAAGATTATAAAGACACTTGGGATTATCAAGAGGTTTTATTTAAAGGAATTTTAGATACTAAAATTAAGAATAGAAGAGAAGCAGCTGGGTTAGAAACACCAAATTATTTTCTTTTTGTAGAACATCCGCATGTATATACATTAGGAAAAAGCGGAGATATGTCTAATTTACTTTTAGATGAAAAACAGCTAGAAGAAAAAGGAGCTACGTTTTATAAAATAAATAGAGGCGGAGATATTACCTATCATGGACCAGGACAAATTGTAGGTTACCCAATATTAGATTTAGATAATTTTTTTACAGATATACATAAATACTTACGCTTTCTAGAAGAAGTTATTATTTTAACTTTAAAAGAATACGGTTTAGAAGCTACACGTAGTGAAGGCGAAACTGGTGTTTGGCTAGATGTTGGTACACCGTTTGCTCGTAAAATTTGCGCAATGGGCGTACGTGCAAGTAGATGGGTAACAATGCATGGTTTTGCACTTAATGTAAATGCTAATTTGGGCTACTTTGATAATATTATTCCTTGTGGTATTAGAGGAAAAGCAGTTACCTCTTTAAATGTTGAATTAGGTGTAAAAGAAGTTAATGAAGCTGAAGTAAAAGAAAAATTACTTAATCATTTTGAAACTTTGTTTGAAGCTGAGTTTATAAAAGAAACAGTATAA
- a CDS encoding YqaE/Pmp3 family membrane protein, with the protein MSLWRVLLCIFFPPLAVLDKGCGSILIVFILWCLGWIPGTIAALIIVNNPNR; encoded by the coding sequence ATGTCACTTTGGCGCGTATTATTATGCATTTTTTTTCCGCCTTTAGCAGTTTTAGATAAAGGATGCGGATCTATTTTAATTGTTTTTATTTTATGGTGTTTAGGTTGGATACCAGGTACAATTGCAGCCTTAATTATTGTAAACAATCCTAATAGATAA
- the lysS gene encoding lysine--tRNA ligase — translation MSQLSEQELVRREKLGKLKALGINPYPADLYPVTENSKHIKSEFKEGKQVTIAGRLMSRRIQGNASFAELQDSEGRIQVYFNRDEICTSEDKTKYNTVYKKLLDIGDFIGIEGELFTTKVGEKTVLVKNFTLLSKALKPLPLPKVDAEGNIHDKFDDPELRYRQRYADLVVNPKVKDVFVKRTKLFNAMRQFFNNSGYFEVETPILQPIPGGAAARPFITHHNSLDIPLYMRIANELYLKRLIVGGFEGVYEFSKNFRNEGMDRTHNPEFTAMEIYVAYKDYNWMMDFCEQLLEHCATAVNGTTKATFGKHEIDFKAPYARVTMADSIKHFTGFDITGKTEAEIRQAAKDMGIEVDDTMGKGKLIDEIFGEKCEGNYIQPTFITDYPKEMSPLCKEHRDNPELTERFELMVCGKEIANAYSELNDPIDQKERFEHQLKLAEKGDDEATEFIDYDFLRALEYGMPPTSGMGIGMDRLIMFLTNNQSIQEVLFFPQMKPEKKAVPMSDEEKAVFAILKANNPIDLNALKSQSGLSNKKWDKTIKGLTKLGVAKVNKTDEGLFVEMV, via the coding sequence ATGTCACAATTATCTGAGCAAGAACTTGTACGAAGAGAAAAACTAGGCAAATTAAAAGCACTTGGAATTAATCCTTATCCTGCAGATTTATATCCTGTAACCGAAAATTCTAAACACATTAAATCTGAATTTAAAGAAGGTAAACAGGTGACAATTGCTGGTCGTTTAATGAGTCGTCGTATTCAAGGAAATGCCAGTTTTGCCGAGCTACAAGATAGCGAAGGTCGTATTCAAGTATATTTTAATAGAGACGAAATTTGTACTAGCGAAGACAAAACAAAATACAACACTGTTTACAAAAAATTACTTGACATAGGTGATTTTATTGGTATAGAAGGCGAGCTTTTCACCACTAAAGTTGGTGAAAAAACAGTGTTAGTAAAAAACTTTACCTTATTAAGTAAAGCATTAAAACCTTTACCATTACCAAAAGTAGATGCCGAAGGTAATATTCATGATAAATTTGACGATCCAGAATTACGTTACCGCCAACGTTATGCAGATTTAGTAGTTAACCCAAAAGTTAAAGACGTATTTGTAAAACGTACTAAATTGTTTAACGCTATGCGTCAATTTTTTAATAACTCTGGTTATTTTGAAGTTGAAACTCCAATCTTACAACCAATTCCAGGTGGAGCTGCTGCACGACCATTTATAACACATCACAACAGTTTAGACATTCCTTTATATATGAGAATTGCTAACGAGTTATATTTAAAACGATTAATTGTTGGTGGTTTTGAAGGTGTTTATGAGTTTTCTAAAAACTTCCGTAACGAAGGTATGGATCGTACACACAATCCAGAATTTACCGCTATGGAAATTTACGTAGCTTACAAAGACTACAACTGGATGATGGATTTTTGCGAGCAATTATTAGAACATTGTGCAACAGCTGTAAACGGAACAACAAAAGCAACATTTGGCAAACACGAAATAGACTTTAAAGCACCATACGCAAGAGTGACTATGGCAGACTCTATAAAACATTTTACTGGTTTTGATATTACTGGTAAAACAGAAGCTGAAATTAGACAAGCTGCAAAAGACATGGGTATTGAAGTTGATGATACCATGGGTAAAGGAAAGTTAATTGACGAAATTTTTGGAGAAAAATGTGAAGGCAATTACATCCAACCAACATTTATCACAGATTACCCAAAGGAAATGAGTCCGTTGTGTAAAGAACACCGTGATAATCCTGAATTAACAGAACGTTTTGAACTTATGGTTTGCGGTAAAGAAATCGCAAATGCCTATTCAGAGCTTAACGATCCTATTGATCAAAAAGAACGTTTTGAACACCAATTAAAATTAGCAGAAAAAGGAGACGATGAAGCTACCGAGTTTATAGACTACGACTTTTTACGTGCTTTAGAATATGGTATGCCACCAACATCGGGTATGGGAATTGGTATGGACAGATTAATTATGTTTTTAACCAATAACCAATCTATACAAGAAGTATTGTTTTTTCCTCAAATGAAACCTGAGAAAAAAGCAGTACCAATGTCGGATGAAGAAAAAGCAGTTTTTGCAATCTTAAAGGCAAACAACCCAATAGATCTTAACGCGCTTAAATCTCAATCTGGATTAAGTAATAAAAAATGGGACAAAACCATAAAAGGCTTAACCAAATTAGGCGTTGCGAAAGTGAACAAAACAGACGAAGGTTTGTTTGTTGAGATGGTGTGA
- the hemL gene encoding glutamate-1-semialdehyde 2,1-aminomutase — translation MIYKRSSALFVEAEQVIPGGVNSPVRAFKAVGGTPIFVKEAKGAYLYDEDGNTLIDYIASWGPMILGHAHEPVINAVIEKAKKGTSFGMPTEIETKIAELAVSMVPNIDKIRFVNSGTEACMSAVRLARGYTKKEKIIKFAGCYHGHSDSFLIQAGSGAVTFGSPNSPGVTKGTAKDTLLATYNDLDNVKALIEANKDEIACIILEPVAGNMGCIPPKPGFLEGLRMLCDTNNILLVFDEVMTGFRLAKGGAQELLGIDADIVCFGKVIGGGLPVGAFAARNEIMNHLAPLGPVYQAGTLSGNPLAMAAGLAMLKELNSDDVFESLNKKTQYLHEGLARVLKANNVNHTINRLGSMISVHFCEEEVVDFETSAKGNNDTFKKFFHGMLNEGVYIAPSAFESWFLNDALSYEDLDKTIEACDKVSKTL, via the coding sequence ATGATTTATAAAAGAAGTAGCGCATTATTTGTAGAAGCAGAACAAGTAATTCCTGGTGGAGTAAACAGTCCTGTAAGAGCATTTAAAGCAGTTGGCGGAACGCCAATATTTGTAAAAGAAGCCAAAGGAGCATATTTGTATGATGAAGATGGAAATACATTAATAGATTACATCGCTTCATGGGGACCAATGATACTTGGGCATGCGCACGAACCTGTAATAAATGCAGTTATAGAAAAAGCTAAAAAAGGAACCTCTTTTGGAATGCCTACAGAAATTGAAACTAAAATTGCAGAGCTAGCAGTATCAATGGTGCCAAATATTGATAAAATTAGATTTGTAAATTCTGGTACAGAAGCATGTATGAGTGCTGTAAGATTAGCACGTGGCTACACAAAAAAAGAAAAAATAATCAAATTTGCTGGATGTTATCATGGTCATTCAGATTCGTTTTTAATACAAGCAGGTAGCGGAGCCGTTACTTTTGGTTCGCCAAATAGTCCTGGTGTAACTAAAGGAACAGCAAAAGACACATTGTTGGCAACATATAATGATTTGGATAACGTCAAAGCATTAATTGAAGCTAATAAAGATGAAATTGCTTGTATAATCCTAGAGCCAGTTGCAGGAAATATGGGTTGTATACCACCAAAACCTGGTTTTTTAGAAGGCTTAAGAATGTTGTGTGACACAAATAATATATTATTAGTGTTTGACGAGGTTATGACAGGTTTTAGATTAGCAAAAGGTGGTGCACAAGAACTATTAGGAATTGATGCCGACATTGTTTGCTTTGGGAAAGTAATTGGTGGCGGATTACCAGTTGGTGCATTTGCTGCAAGAAATGAAATTATGAATCATCTTGCGCCTTTAGGTCCAGTTTATCAAGCTGGTACATTAAGTGGTAATCCATTGGCTATGGCTGCAGGATTAGCAATGCTTAAAGAATTAAATAGCGACGATGTTTTTGAAAGTTTGAATAAGAAAACACAATATCTACACGAAGGTTTAGCAAGAGTATTAAAAGCTAATAATGTAAATCATACCATTAATAGATTAGGTTCTATGATTTCGGTACATTTTTGTGAAGAAGAAGTTGTAGATTTTGAAACTTCTGCAAAAGGAAATAACGACACGTTTAAAAAATTCTTTCATGGTATGTTAAATGAAGGTGTATATATCGCACCAAGTGCTTTTGAAAGTTGGTTTTTAAATGATGCTTTATCTTACGAAGATTTAGATAAAACAATCGAAGCTTGTGATAAAGTCTCTAAGACTTTATAA
- a CDS encoding glucosaminidase domain-containing protein, producing the protein MNKIFSYFLIALILVACGSSKKVTTKKRKSSPKVIVKTTPKVETPKEKEVVVEVIKPNTPEVYANKTEEYIAIYSDIAQDEMRNYGIPASITLAQGILESASGQGRLSVEANNHFGIKCHGWTGAKIYHDDDASQECFRKYKNSKYSFRDHSLFLKERKRYSVLFTLEKDDYKNWAIELRKAGYATDRKYPDKLISLIERYQLHRFDAEVLGKATANNDKHIVNKGDTLYSLSKKYNISVSELKSLNGLETNDLFVGQVLYVKPIPKDF; encoded by the coding sequence ATGAACAAAATATTCTCCTATTTTTTAATAGCTCTTATATTGGTAGCTTGTGGATCTTCAAAAAAAGTGACCACAAAAAAAAGAAAATCATCACCAAAAGTTATTGTAAAAACAACACCTAAAGTTGAAACACCAAAAGAAAAGGAAGTTGTTGTTGAAGTTATAAAACCTAATACGCCGGAAGTATACGCTAATAAAACTGAAGAATATATCGCAATTTACAGTGATATCGCTCAGGACGAAATGCGTAACTATGGTATACCTGCTAGTATCACTTTAGCACAAGGTATTTTAGAGTCTGCTTCTGGTCAAGGACGATTATCTGTAGAAGCTAATAATCACTTCGGAATTAAATGTCATGGATGGACAGGTGCTAAAATTTACCATGACGACGATGCTTCTCAAGAGTGTTTTAGAAAATATAAAAACTCTAAATATTCTTTTAGAGATCATTCTTTATTTTTAAAAGAAAGAAAGCGATATTCTGTATTATTCACATTAGAAAAAGACGATTATAAAAATTGGGCTATAGAGTTAAGAAAAGCTGGCTATGCAACAGATAGAAAATACCCTGATAAATTAATTAGTTTAATAGAACGTTACCAACTACACAGATTTGATGCTGAAGTTTTAGGTAAAGCAACAGCTAATAACGATAAACATATTGTTAATAAAGGAGATACATTATATTCTTTATCTAAAAAATATAACATTTCTGTCTCAGAACTAAAATCACTAAACGGACTAGAAACAAACGATCTTTTTGTAGGTCAAGTCCTTTATGTAAAACCAATACCTAAAGATTTTTAA